The Candidatus Nanosynbacter lyticus genome window below encodes:
- a CDS encoding single-stranded DNA-binding protein — translation MARSINQVILLGRLTRDPEQRTTPSGRTVVSFSIAVDRAGQDDQADFFDVTAWEKLGELVMQYLSKGRRVLVQGRLRQDSWDDKETGKRRSRIEVTATDVTFLDAPSGDSANTTAPRNTNTKQAETVADIDDKPIDLSEIPF, via the coding sequence ATGGCACGAAGTATCAACCAAGTTATTTTACTAGGGCGGTTAACGCGCGATCCAGAGCAGCGGACAACGCCATCAGGTCGGACAGTTGTTAGCTTTAGTATCGCGGTTGATCGTGCCGGACAGGATGATCAAGCTGATTTTTTCGACGTTACCGCGTGGGAAAAATTGGGCGAACTGGTGATGCAGTACCTGTCAAAAGGCCGCCGCGTGTTGGTCCAGGGTCGGTTGCGACAGGACAGCTGGGATGATAAAGAAACCGGCAAGCGCCGCTCGCGTATTGAAGTGACGGCGACCGACGTAACATTCCTTGACGCTCCGAGCGGCGATAGCGCGAATACAACCGCACCACGTAATACTAATACCAAGCAGGCTGAGACCGTAGCGGATATTGACGATAAGCCGATCGATCTTAGCGAGATACCGTTCTAA
- the rpsR gene encoding 30S ribosomal protein S18 has translation MAKRLKKDTPTVFDYKDVKTLMRYVNAYGQIEPIAKTGLSVKQQRSLAVAIKRARHLALLPFVSQGQ, from the coding sequence ATGGCAAAACGATTAAAGAAGGACACCCCAACGGTTTTTGACTATAAGGATGTTAAAACATTAATGCGCTATGTTAATGCGTATGGTCAAATTGAGCCGATAGCGAAGACGGGTCTCAGTGTCAAGCAGCAGCGTAGCTTGGCAGTGGCAATCAAGCGTGCTCGGCACTTAGCATTGTTGCCGTTTGTATCGCAAGGGCAATAA
- the efp gene encoding elongation factor P, producing MYQPTDLKKGTVCQIDGKPYRVIEYGQKVMGRGGSIVNVKLKNLLDGSVIPKTFKGQDKIEPAEVASKTVQYLYHDGDIFCFMDPESFEQFELSNDVVDEAKDYLKEGCELNLQVFDGRVINVELPKNLYLEVTYTEDVVKGDTTSSVLKDATLETGLVIKVPAFIKQGDIVSVDTATGEYRERKK from the coding sequence ATGTATCAGCCGACAGATCTTAAAAAGGGTACGGTTTGTCAGATTGACGGTAAGCCATACCGCGTCATTGAATATGGACAGAAGGTTATGGGGCGTGGAGGTTCTATTGTGAACGTTAAATTGAAAAACTTACTGGATGGAAGTGTCATCCCGAAGACCTTTAAGGGTCAAGACAAAATTGAGCCAGCTGAAGTGGCTAGCAAGACTGTTCAATATTTATATCATGACGGAGATATCTTCTGCTTCATGGATCCAGAAAGTTTTGAACAATTTGAATTGTCTAATGATGTGGTAGATGAGGCGAAAGATTATTTGAAAGAGGGTTGTGAGCTGAATCTCCAGGTGTTTGACGGGCGAGTGATTAATGTTGAATTACCAAAAAATCTCTATCTCGAAGTTACATATACCGAAGATGTCGTGAAGGGCGATACAACCTCAAGCGTACTTAAGGATGCAACGCTTGAGACGGGCCTCGTTATTAAGGTACCAGCATTCATTAAACAGGGCGATATTGTCAGTGTTGACACAGCGACGGGTGAATATCGAGAGCGCAAAAAATAA
- a CDS encoding TlyA family RNA methyltransferase — MKQRLDKMILERGLVESRSEAENWIGLGQVMVNGRVATRPGCFVNDTADITLLTRERYVSRAGLKLASVADSFRLDFQGKTVLDIGSSTGGFTDFALRHGARRVYAVDVGTNQLHHRLRDDRRIILHEKTDIRDFELDCPPDIIVGDVSFISLRDILPHVAKRLMGSATVLVAMVKPQFEAGRHLVQKGVVKNAAIRRKILTDFEQWAKQYFVVLDKKDSTVAGSKGNVERFYKLQLKINRGNNCSKNSIVVFRAT; from the coding sequence ATGAAGCAGCGATTAGATAAAATGATACTAGAACGCGGGTTGGTTGAATCGCGTTCAGAAGCAGAGAATTGGATAGGCTTAGGGCAAGTCATGGTCAATGGTAGGGTGGCGACGCGTCCCGGATGTTTCGTTAATGATACAGCAGACATTACATTGCTGACTCGTGAGCGGTACGTTTCGCGTGCAGGCCTCAAACTAGCGAGTGTGGCGGATAGTTTTCGGTTGGACTTTCAGGGGAAAACAGTGCTGGACATAGGGTCGAGTACTGGTGGATTTACTGATTTTGCGCTGCGTCATGGCGCCCGACGCGTGTATGCTGTTGATGTGGGCACGAATCAGTTGCATCATCGACTGCGTGACGATCGGCGTATAATATTACACGAAAAGACAGACATTCGTGACTTTGAGCTTGATTGTCCACCAGACATTATCGTGGGAGACGTGTCATTTATTAGTCTGCGCGACATTCTACCACACGTTGCAAAACGGCTGATGGGCAGTGCGACGGTGCTTGTAGCAATGGTAAAACCGCAGTTTGAGGCAGGGCGTCATTTGGTACAAAAGGGTGTTGTAAAAAATGCCGCTATACGACGAAAGATCCTGACCGATTTTGAGCAATGGGCAAAACAGTATTTTGTAGTTCTTGATAAAAAGGATAGCACCGTCGCTGGCAGTAAGGGTAACGTTGAGCGCTTCTATAAGCTACAGCTAAAAATAAACAGAGGTAATAACTGTAGTAAAAATAGCATCGTTGTATTTAGGGCAACGTAG
- the ychF gene encoding redox-regulated ATPase YchF, whose amino-acid sequence MSLSIGIVGLPNVGKSTIFNALTNNNILAANYPFATIEPNTGIVPVPDERLDVLAKLYDTQKIIPATVTFVDIAGLVAGASKGEGLGNKFLHNIRECDAIIHIVRAFENSDILRHDNTPINPQADIDIINTELILADIQTIEHRLPRLQKEAKAKPEARQVATYLETLLTSLNSGTPIASIENIKYEIINDLHLLTAKPIIYTFNVDEAGLGDHVLQEKLAKLVAPARVLFICAKLEEELRELSNNDALELLDSYGASETGLSQLIHAAYDILGLQSYLTAGQKEVRAWTIHKGWTAPQAAGVIHSDFERGFIAAQVISYHDLVAAGSEAKAREAGKIRTEGKNYIMQPNDVVEFRFNV is encoded by the coding sequence ATGAGTCTATCAATCGGAATCGTCGGCCTGCCAAATGTCGGTAAGTCGACCATATTTAATGCACTTACTAACAATAATATTCTAGCGGCTAATTACCCGTTTGCCACCATTGAACCGAATACTGGCATCGTACCGGTTCCCGATGAGCGGCTCGATGTACTCGCAAAACTGTATGATACGCAAAAAATTATCCCCGCGACCGTAACGTTCGTCGACATCGCTGGATTGGTAGCTGGCGCCTCAAAAGGAGAAGGGCTTGGCAATAAATTCCTGCACAATATTCGCGAATGCGACGCCATTATCCACATCGTTCGCGCCTTTGAAAACTCAGATATATTACGACACGACAATACCCCGATTAACCCTCAAGCCGACATTGACATCATCAATACCGAACTTATCCTTGCCGACATCCAAACCATAGAACATCGTCTGCCTCGTCTCCAAAAAGAAGCCAAAGCCAAGCCGGAGGCACGACAGGTCGCTACATACCTTGAAACACTCCTGACATCACTTAATTCAGGTACGCCGATAGCATCCATAGAAAATATCAAATATGAGATAATTAATGATCTTCATTTACTCACTGCCAAGCCAATTATTTATACATTTAATGTTGACGAGGCGGGGCTCGGCGACCATGTCCTACAGGAAAAACTTGCCAAACTCGTCGCGCCAGCTCGAGTATTATTTATTTGTGCCAAGCTTGAAGAAGAGCTCAGAGAATTGTCAAATAATGACGCCTTGGAACTGCTCGATAGCTACGGGGCTTCCGAAACTGGATTGTCGCAGCTTATCCATGCCGCGTACGACATACTTGGTCTACAAAGCTATCTCACGGCAGGTCAGAAGGAAGTTAGAGCATGGACAATACATAAAGGCTGGACGGCGCCACAGGCTGCTGGCGTCATCCACTCAGACTTTGAGCGCGGATTCATCGCTGCACAAGTCATTAGCTACCACGACCTTGTTGCCGCAGGTTCAGAAGCTAAGGCCCGTGAAGCGGGTAAAATACGTACTGAGGGTAAAAATTACATCATGCAGCCTAACGATGTCGTCGAATTTCGGTTCAATGTCTAG
- the pilM gene encoding type IV pilus assembly protein PilM: MKLAKGLGDFFGLDIGTNAVRVVQLARTSNGWNLLHYGYAPVDPKVTGSDSPEAQRKLGEVIMTAVGQSGIKTQNVAIGLPSSKTFTAIIDVPKVSDQELKATMKYQVDQYIPMAIEDAKVDWALLGDSLREQGQYEVLLTSAAISYVEERLEFIEGLGFNVVAEEPDPIAMLRALAPTDGATAKLVLDMGEHSTDLAVIYGDMPRLVRTVPSGLQALVRAAVQNLNVQDDQARQFIIKFGLAPDRLEGQVLRAIDGVLDNFATELTKSIKFFQTRYPSISVSGILLSGFGAAIPMMDNYIASKTGIPATTADPWQHVSLGQADQQKLAPIASEFATVVGLAQRRSGS, encoded by the coding sequence ATGAAATTAGCTAAAGGGCTGGGCGACTTTTTCGGATTAGACATCGGGACGAATGCGGTGCGTGTCGTTCAGTTGGCACGAACGAGCAACGGATGGAATCTGCTGCACTATGGTTATGCACCTGTTGACCCGAAGGTTACGGGTAGTGATTCGCCAGAGGCGCAGCGTAAGCTTGGTGAAGTGATCATGACTGCTGTCGGACAGAGCGGTATCAAGACGCAAAATGTAGCGATTGGACTACCGTCGAGCAAGACCTTTACGGCGATTATTGATGTGCCAAAAGTGTCAGACCAAGAGCTAAAGGCGACCATGAAATACCAGGTCGATCAGTACATTCCTATGGCGATTGAGGATGCCAAGGTTGATTGGGCGCTGCTCGGTGACAGTTTGCGCGAGCAAGGCCAGTATGAGGTGTTATTGACGAGTGCAGCGATTAGCTATGTCGAGGAGCGGCTTGAGTTCATCGAAGGTCTTGGCTTTAATGTGGTTGCTGAGGAGCCGGATCCGATCGCGATGCTTCGGGCATTAGCGCCGACTGATGGAGCGACCGCAAAGTTAGTACTAGATATGGGCGAACACTCGACCGATTTGGCGGTCATTTATGGCGATATGCCGCGGTTAGTGCGCACGGTGCCGAGCGGATTGCAGGCGTTGGTGCGAGCGGCGGTGCAAAATCTCAACGTGCAGGATGATCAGGCTCGCCAGTTTATTATCAAGTTTGGTTTGGCGCCTGACCGGCTTGAAGGGCAAGTCCTCAGGGCGATTGACGGCGTGCTGGATAACTTTGCGACCGAGCTGACCAAATCAATCAAGTTCTTTCAGACGCGCTATCCGAGTATTTCCGTGTCAGGAATTCTGCTGTCAGGCTTTGGCGCGGCGATACCGATGATGGATAATTATATTGCTAGCAAGACCGGCATACCGGCGACTACGGCTGATCCGTGGCAGCATGTCAGCCTTGGGCAGGCCGATCAGCAAAAATTAGCACCAATTGCCTCGGAGTTTGCGACGGTTGTTGGTCTAGCGCAGCGGAGGAGTGGGTCGTGA